GACGCTTGATTAAGTCTTaatcgactgagatttagcaatccCGTTCACGGAAAGAAAGAGATGAGTAGTTGTCGGAGACTGGAGTGGTCATTTTCGAGCGCCCTGGTCGGGATGTAATGTAACCCGGCTAGTTAGTTAGGTTTTTTTTAAGTACAGTTAGTTAGGTTGTTAATCAATGTGAtctcgtccgttcgttcgttcgcctctcgccatctCAGCGACAAACAGGGAGTTGGTTGCAGAAATGCTGCGGCCCTGCCTGTACCAGGAGTGAGACATCACCACAAATTGAGCGGTACGTATAGCTCAGCTCAGCATCTGCATCTTTCTTTCTGTACAACGACACAAAAAAACACATTTCTCGTGGGAAAATTTATCTTTCGTCACGAGAGAGGACTCCATAGTCCTCTGCTTCGTGAGACCCATGTACTACTACTACGCTTCATCTGCGGCAACGCCGCCGTACGTCGTTCCTCCGTTTGTTTGctccccggcggcggcggggggatagGCTAGTAGACGGCGTGGCGGCACATGGGGCAGTGGGGCTTCCACAGGAGCCAGCTGTCGATGCACGCCAGGTGGAACACGTGGCCGCACGCCGgcagcctcctggagctctcgccGGCCTGGAACTCCTGAGCAGGACAAGAACATTATCCCGTCAGCTAATCAATGGCACGCACATTGGCGCTATACTATCACTAGCTCGGACGAGAAGCTAGCTGTAGCACTGACATGGAGGCAGATGGGGCAGGTGgtgtgctgccccgcgcccgcgGTCTCCTTGGTGAGCACCGTCGCCGGGAGGCTCTCGACGGCGGCCCTCCGCGCGGCCGTCACCGGGCCGGAGCTCGGCTCGAAGAGGTCGCCTCGCGACGAGTGGTGCTGCTGCAGCGCCTCGATCTGGCTGTCCAGCGCGCCGCTTATGGCCGGGAACACCGAGCCGCGCAGGAGGCGGCCGGCCGCCACGCTCCGGAGCACCAGCCGCTGCAAAATGAAACTCCATAAATTAATTGTTAATGTTGATCAATGGCGATCCAATCTCCAACATGGCGACCAGCGAAGCGTACCGTGCGTTTGATGCGCTCGTCCATGGAGCAGTCGCCGCAGGTCCATATCCTGAGGAGGGAGTCGGCGAGCTCCACGGAAACGAGGGCGCCGGTGACCGCCCCGACCACCACGCCCTGCAGCAGTCCGTCCTCGTTAACGAAGCCCCACAGGAGGCCGAGCATGCCGCCGATCACCGTACCGGCTGCACACAAATGCACCTCGGTTAATCAATCGCCATAAGATCGTCTAATTATGGCGCAAAAATAAGACAGAGAAGAATGTAACATGATGTGCGGCCGCACGTACCTGCGCCGAAGGCGGCCACAACGAGCGAGCGCGCCAGCCCGCCGGCTGCTCTGGTGGCCACGTCGAGCATGTTGCTGCTACGTTCACGTACGAAGGACCGGAGCCTAAGGAGTTTGTGACGGACGTATTGCGATGGTCGTCGATGGAGATCGAGCACGCACGTACGTAGCTATCGACACGGAGGCGGAATGGAGGAGAAGATAGAGGACGCGTGCACATATATATGCGGAGGGCCTGCGGCGTGCAGTAACACGCGACAGCGGGATGTCGTTGCTCCGGGCGCTCCCCGTCGACGTCGAGGGCGGGCGAGGCGGCCCCAAGCAAGCACGAATGGAGTTAAGAGGGCATCTGATCTGAGGGTACCGAAGCAAGCAAGCGCGACGGCACAGGGAGGGCACCGGGCGGACGAGGGGTACAGGAGAGGACCTCTCCCCGTCGCTGGGGGTTGGGGGCGTTGGTTGCGCTTTTCCCCGCCCGGCCGGGACCGGGACCgcgccgcatgcatgcatgcacggatGGGATTTGCTTTGCCGATTGGTATACGTCGATTAGAGTGACGATGCACAGAGAATCAAAGAAGCGGTTGATGCGCACGACCTGTGCTCTCATGTAGTACCTTGCACCCAACTGTGTACGTCCAAATTGGAGTTCGAGCGATCGCCGGCCAGACGACAGCAACttgtcgccgccccggccgctccGCGTCTACGTCGGGGACCGGCGAGGCGAGCCGTTCCTATGTACGGATGGATGGAGCTTGGAGGAGGCAGGCATGATCAGCCAAGGCAGGCCGGTGCTCATTAATGAGCGGGCACCGGGACAAGGGACCTCCTGTCTGCCCGACTGATATATTGATATGTATCGCCTGTTGCGATTTTTTTTTCTTTGAGTCTCGCTTTAAGCGAGACGATAGCTTGCTCTAGCTGAAGGAATTTTGCTGTCGCCTACGAATCAGGCCAGCCCATCGCGCGTACATTAAAGGAAAAAGAAGGAGATGGCCAACGCAGCTAACCACTCCACCCGCTTCTGGTTAGTGGTGAGAAGTAGGATCGCGGCCAACTAAAGGCGACCGAGCCggtcttcttcattttttttctttcttttttcatttccttttgtttcatttctttttcattctctgattttttttcattctttcttttttcttctctgatTTGTTTCATTCTTTTTCGTTCCCTTTTGTTTCATTTCTTTTTTCTGCTCGTTTTCTTTtgtttcatttcttttttcttctccgttttttcattcttttctttttccttctatacattctttgtttcttttttttgggggggggggggggggaaggggggtctttgtttctttttgtttttcattctacattcttatatacgtgattaacattttttaaatacttgttcaatacttttttcaaatacttgtttaatattttttcaaatattatgaagagtgttttttgtaatatatacatttataatatttttaaagtataaacaaaagtacaaaaataaaactaaaaaataaaacataaaaaagaaCATGAAAAGGAGGTTGTGGCCTCCCGCactcgtgggccggcccagctcgctcGCTCCTTCAGCCAGTCCGAAGCcagactgtcgtggaattgtcacggcagatgtcctagtgaaaggacttaatcgtggagccatcgcaactaggaagcttaaaggggttaaaacgggacaaaggacacgagggtttatactggttcagccccttgcggtgacgGTAAAGGCctatccagtttgaggtggtattgtttgtgtttcgattactagggagcgaatccgcttgacctagctttcgatctgatgttccttgccctgaaccgccgtcgggtcgtccctttatatacagaggtcgatgcccagcggctcacggagtcccggccggctcataaacagtgtccggctcggtctctaactatccctgccttacaatacaagttatgtacatatggcggtttatctctacggggcttgagtcgcctttgggccttgggcccttaactgaaccgccatcttccagagctgtcttgggcttcatgaatcgccataggtataacccggcccctcctgggtgggtcatacctaatagttatccccaacattaggccccagattgatttgaagcggttcatgtcaatcttcaacacttatagAAAACCTTCTGCTCTTCATTGTGTGAgaatttgtaacccgccatgacgtcatcttctggatttgtgataacctgccatgacgtcatctgccattacttcacactttatccaacgtatctccacggatccttatcttaatgaccatcccgagaatcgagatGTCCTGATAGCTGGATAACCatattttcggcctcctcgtttttcgcgcccaattaagagtctttccttataaataggcatgatcggtctttcctcattctccccctttctagcgttttcttcctctcgcaacccttctgccgctcgagctccgccgccgccgcagagcacctcgtcttcctcaacctcggccgctgcatcaacctgagtcgatccagagaacggcggcgatcctccgcagtagatctgcagctgTAAGTTTCTGCCTTCCCATACctcagatccacattagggtttgcgagtttctctatgttcttcgtagttcatcgtaGTTCATCTTCCAGGCTGTACCGCGAGCTTCTTTGATCTGAAAACGGTGTTCAACCAATGCGGTAGTTGTTTTATTTCTACTTTTGATATTAGTAGATCCCTTTTCCTGGAAGAAAAATCTTGTGAAAGCTCATGAACTCATCTGTACtggtttttaggtctagatttatttttcttttcctggacagtcgttgatccaaaataatagctgcagcctgtgaaacttgtttgtgtaacacttaggcaaaaactgcatttgttagatccacctagccatggcggctCTTACCACCGGCTTAAAATTGCAATGCTCAATTGATAACCTTAACCACTCGTGGCGGTTTTAGATAACTTGACTGCTCCCGGCACttatggcggcttaaataacttgACATAATttagccatataccattaggcccctttataagccgccatcttgaatatgtacTGTAATgtttttcctccggcttaaatttgaaccggtaaTTCCACTCTTTGTTAGGCTTCCTTCTTCACGATGCCGCCCAAAACTAgcacttcatgcaactgggtcccatccatcGTCACTGATAGCACACTTGACGATTTTGTGAAAATcggctatctgccaaagaaggaagtCATGTCATACCGTGCGCCTGATCCAACCGAGGAAAAGCCTCAGCCCAAAGAGGGGAAGTCGTcgtctttactgaccacatgaaccggggcttttcacCACCCGACTAAAAATTCTTCAAAGACGTCCTACACTTTtttgacctccgtcctcaagacatcggacccaactccgtgtctaatatttgcaactttcaagtgttctgtgaggtgtatcttggagaagaacccagcttgctactcttcaaagagttattttatttgaaccgccagaatgaatgtgccaacgggcctagcttggagcttggcggggtctcaatccaacgacggagagacgccatttttccttatgcgaacccaccaagtcaccccaaagattggaaccagacatggttctattgccaagacacttctccggctgatgagaaccctctgcccggctttcgcgccctgcgcctcgagTCTAATCATCCTCTTCCAGACAAGTTGTCCGCTGCTAATCGCCAgaaactcgcccccaccatggctaaaatcaaggctcttttggggaatGGTTTAAGTGGTATCgacttggtccgggtttggcttgcctggcggaTCATTCCATTGAGCCGTCGTTCTGGTTTGATGTGTACTTTTATGGGCGAGAAgaatgatcctctgcggcacaACCCTGATAATTTACCTGACAACGTCATCGATGATATGACAAAGTCGCTCTTGAATGAAAGCCTAGCAGACTGCGgcaaggtgggcttaagccctttctgcaaagctaacccggctccagcggtaagccgccaaacTGAGTATTTTTACCTTCATCCTTGATGTTTTTGTCTTTACTCAAACTTTGCTGATTTTCACAGGCTAATGACAAATTTTGGAAGACAAAGTACGATCATGAAGCTGTaaagagagccaggaaggccaagagagccgccagaAAAACTGCTGCCAAGAAGAAAGGAAATAAGACCAGCGCCTTTGTTTTGCTTTGACTAGAAgatacctctgagtcggaggtagctcttgattctctaggctccttttttaaccatcttattgacactgattatcatcaggaggACACAGGAATGAGTCACGGAGTgggtgaagaggtaactattatttcctccgactctgagcctttgccaagacggaaaattcgaagag
This window of the Triticum aestivum cultivar Chinese Spring chromosome 5D, IWGSC CS RefSeq v2.1, whole genome shotgun sequence genome carries:
- the LOC123125302 gene encoding NEP1-interacting protein 2, encoding MLDVATRAAGGLARSLVVAAFGAAGTVIGGMLGLLWGFVNEDGLLQGVVVGAVTGALVSVELADSLLRIWTCGDCSMDERIKRTRLVLRSVAAGRLLRGSVFPAISGALDSQIEALQQHHSSRGDLFEPSSGPVTAARRAAVESLPATVLTKETAGAGQHTTCPICLHEFQAGESSRRLPACGHVFHLACIDSWLLWKPHCPMCRHAVY